The Methyloferula stellata AR4 genome includes a window with the following:
- a CDS encoding DUF1236 domain-containing protein: MTIKMGIAVLSGLLTLPLAAQAQGVVGGSERGAAEGGAAAGPVGAVVGGVVGGVTGGVAGVLGADEGPRFHDYVVRTHRSSYRYAEPVEVGAELPTEGITYYDVPPEYHVAPAYRYTIINERTVLVDPHTRRVVQVID, from the coding sequence ATGACGATAAAGATGGGTATTGCCGTTCTTTCGGGCCTTTTGACGCTTCCGCTCGCGGCCCAGGCTCAGGGCGTCGTCGGGGGATCTGAGAGAGGCGCGGCCGAAGGCGGCGCAGCCGCGGGGCCCGTGGGGGCCGTTGTGGGTGGCGTCGTCGGCGGGGTGACCGGCGGCGTCGCGGGCGTGCTTGGCGCGGACGAAGGGCCGCGGTTCCACGACTATGTGGTGCGCACGCACCGTTCGTCCTATCGCTACGCGGAACCGGTCGAGGTCGGTGCGGAACTGCCGACGGAAGGCATCACTTATTACGACGTGCCGCCGGAATATCATGTGGCACCCGCCTATCGTTACACCATCATCAACGAGCGTACCGTGCTCGTCGACCCGCACACGCGCCGCGTGGTTCAGGTAATCGACTAA
- a CDS encoding ribonuclease D yields the protein MTIRLHKGDLPDGTTYGDAVAIDTETLGLVPQRDRLCVVQLSGGDGNADVVQIAPGQTRAPNIERLLADRAVTKLFHFARFDIAILYKTFGVMAEPIYCTKIASKLARTYTDRHGLKDLVRELLAVELSKQQQSSDWGADTLSDAQLTYAASDVLHLHALRAKLDMMLLRENRFQYAEACFAFLPVRAKLDLGGWPNTDIFSHE from the coding sequence ATGACGATTCGTCTTCACAAAGGTGACCTGCCGGACGGCACGACTTACGGCGATGCGGTTGCGATCGATACGGAAACGCTTGGCCTGGTCCCTCAGCGCGACCGGCTCTGCGTGGTTCAATTGTCGGGCGGCGACGGCAATGCCGATGTCGTTCAGATCGCGCCGGGACAGACGCGCGCCCCCAATATCGAGCGTCTATTGGCCGACCGCGCCGTCACCAAACTGTTTCATTTCGCGCGGTTCGACATTGCGATTCTCTACAAGACCTTCGGCGTCATGGCGGAGCCGATCTATTGCACCAAGATCGCCTCGAAACTGGCACGGACCTATACCGACCGGCATGGGCTGAAGGATCTCGTCCGTGAGCTTCTCGCCGTCGAATTGTCGAAACAGCAGCAATCCTCCGATTGGGGCGCGGATACGTTAAGCGATGCGCAACTCACCTATGCGGCCTCGGATGTGCTGCATCTCCATGCTCTGCGCGCCAAGCTCGATATGATGCTTTTGCGCGAAAACCGGTTTCAATATGCCGAGGCCTGTTTCGCGTTTTTGCCGGTCCGGGCCAAACTGGATTTGGGCGGCTGGCCGAATACGGATATATTTTCCCACGAATAG
- the lptC gene encoding LPS export ABC transporter periplasmic protein LptC, which yields MPQRHDALRTADRHSARVRFLRRAIVIGASVTTAFIAVIGLFDPFKHMPVTISVASVHLNGTRVTTEDPKMTGFRKDGRAYEIVASSGIQDILDTNITELVGVKAKVVMGDDSTARVLAGFGTHDSLHDTMKLRENVHILNAAGYEFLMKSVTMNFKSNDMVTDEPATLLLNGARFDADRMTIGDNGHRVTFEGSVKSVIQQDSTDTSVGALTSAER from the coding sequence GTGCCGCAGCGGCATGATGCGCTTCGCACAGCCGACCGCCATTCCGCGCGCGTCCGGTTTCTGCGACGAGCCATTGTCATCGGCGCCAGCGTGACCACCGCTTTCATCGCCGTTATCGGGCTGTTCGATCCCTTCAAACATATGCCCGTCACGATTTCCGTCGCTTCGGTTCATTTGAATGGAACGCGCGTGACGACCGAAGACCCGAAGATGACCGGCTTTCGCAAGGACGGCCGCGCCTATGAGATCGTCGCTTCGTCAGGTATTCAGGACATTCTCGATACCAATATAACGGAACTCGTCGGCGTTAAGGCCAAAGTGGTCATGGGCGATGACTCAACCGCGCGCGTGCTGGCCGGCTTCGGGACGCATGACAGTCTGCATGACACGATGAAGCTGCGCGAAAATGTGCATATCCTGAATGCGGCCGGCTATGAGTTCTTAATGAAATCCGTGACGATGAATTTCAAAAGCAATGACATGGTCACCGACGAACCGGCGACATTGCTGTTGAACGGAGCGCGGTTCGATGCCGATCGCATGACCATCGGCGACAATGGTCACAGGGTCACGTTTGAAGGGTCGGTGAAATCCGTCATTCAACAAGACTCCACCGACACGTCCGTGGGTGCTTTGACGAGCGCCGAACGATGA
- a CDS encoding LptA/OstA family protein — protein MRDLFPARCRSSMLALLFCIAAAVPASAEKNQASGGGPLPGSNSKEPINIDAAKLDYYDKEQKLVYTGNVVAVQGESCLLAPVLTIFLMPKDQSNGTGTPSATNNQVRRMEASGPVTLTQKDQVGTGDNGIYVKADNKVYLNGNVTLTQGPNVTKGDKLVYDLNTSQAVVIGNVRSLFLPNNNASEDAAPKKFAKCGGSTKLGAPRNDAALKTQ, from the coding sequence ATGCGCGACTTGTTTCCTGCGCGATGCCGCAGCTCCATGCTGGCTTTGTTGTTTTGCATCGCGGCGGCAGTCCCTGCTTCGGCGGAAAAAAACCAAGCGTCGGGCGGCGGCCCGCTGCCGGGATCGAATTCGAAAGAGCCGATCAATATAGACGCCGCCAAACTCGATTATTACGACAAGGAACAAAAGCTGGTCTACACGGGCAATGTCGTGGCCGTGCAGGGCGAGAGCTGTTTGCTGGCCCCCGTGCTCACCATATTTCTGATGCCGAAAGATCAGTCGAATGGAACCGGCACGCCGTCTGCGACCAATAATCAGGTCCGCCGGATGGAGGCGTCAGGTCCCGTGACCCTGACGCAAAAGGACCAGGTCGGGACCGGCGACAACGGCATTTACGTGAAGGCCGACAATAAAGTTTATTTGAACGGAAACGTGACGTTGACGCAGGGCCCCAATGTCACGAAGGGCGATAAACTGGTCTATGACCTCAATACGAGCCAGGCTGTCGTCATCGGCAATGTCCGGAGCCTGTTTTTGCCGAATAATAACGCGTCTGAGGACGCGGCACCCAAAAAATTTGCCAAATGCGGGGGATCCACCAAACTCGGCGCTCCTCGGAATGACGCAGCGTTAAAAACCCAATGA
- the lptB gene encoding LPS export ABC transporter ATP-binding protein, with protein MLFPKLFRSSSKERLEAPAAGYGDWLMEETQAAEAQFHDRLPPEWIPEDLSAPQNASAPNQPQQNMRAPAEQPRVDTDGLLSVRHLRKIYKGRRVVEDVSLEVRRGEAIGLLGPNGAGKTTVFYMISGLVRPDVGAIEIDGHDVTILPMYRRARLGIGYLPQEASVFRGLSVEQNILAVLEITQPDRRARAAELEGLLEEFDLARLRKSPAIALSGGERRRCEIARSLAGHPSFILLDEPFAGVDPIAVGDIQSLVQHLTQRGIGVLITDHNVRETLGLIDRAYIIHSGHVLTEGTPDEIVADPDVRRLYLGEDFRM; from the coding sequence ATGTTGTTTCCTAAGTTGTTTCGGTCATCGAGCAAGGAGCGGCTGGAAGCGCCAGCGGCCGGCTATGGCGATTGGCTCATGGAGGAAACGCAGGCCGCCGAGGCGCAATTTCACGATCGCCTTCCGCCCGAATGGATCCCCGAGGACCTCTCCGCCCCGCAGAATGCGAGCGCGCCGAACCAGCCCCAACAGAATATGCGGGCGCCGGCGGAGCAACCTCGCGTTGACACCGACGGCCTGCTTTCGGTGCGGCATTTGCGCAAAATCTACAAAGGCCGACGCGTCGTGGAGGACGTCAGCCTCGAAGTGAGGCGCGGCGAGGCCATTGGATTGCTCGGTCCCAACGGCGCCGGCAAGACGACTGTTTTTTACATGATCAGCGGGCTTGTGCGGCCGGATGTCGGCGCCATCGAAATCGACGGCCACGATGTCACAATCCTGCCGATGTACAGACGCGCCCGCCTCGGCATCGGATATTTGCCGCAGGAGGCTTCGGTGTTCCGCGGCCTGTCGGTCGAGCAAAATATTCTAGCCGTGCTCGAGATCACTCAGCCGGACCGGCGCGCCCGTGCCGCCGAGCTTGAGGGCCTGCTTGAGGAATTCGATCTTGCGCGCTTGCGTAAATCGCCCGCGATCGCATTGTCGGGTGGTGAGCGGCGGCGCTGCGAAATCGCCCGCTCGCTCGCCGGGCATCCGTCCTTCATTCTTCTCGACGAGCCCTTTGCCGGCGTTGATCCGATCGCGGTCGGCGATATCCAAAGTCTGGTTCAGCACCTGACGCAGCGTGGCATTGGCGTTTTGATCACCGACCATAATGTGCGCGAGACCTTGGGCCTGATCGACCGGGCCTATATCATCCATTCCGGCCATGTCCTGACCGAAGGCACGCCCGACGAGATCGTTGCTGATCCGGACGTCCGGCGGCTCTATCTCGGAGAAGATTTCCGGATGTAG
- the rpoN gene encoding RNA polymerase factor sigma-54, whose product MALTTKLIMRQGQSLVMTPQLLQAIKLLQFSNLELAAFVQEELERNPLLERAEDAPDPHEIMGVSDGQAGAESQNNLEFNDASDTDWSSDTFATDRGALEASLGTELSNTFEDDRVHATAEHHEMADSNGLSATSWSGSSSPSGDGEVANLEAYVAAELGLKDHLAGQLVLATTDAVERMIGHALIDSIDETGYLTEDIREIAERLGTAPELVEKILKKIQTFDPCGVAARNLAECLSIQLRERDRFDPAMQALVANLDLLAKRDLASLRKLCGVDDEDMLDMVAEIRRLDPRPGRAFGGAAIQPVVPDVLVQPMPDGSWHVELNSEVLPRILVNQTYATRVSRNKGNDADKTFISNCLQTANWLTKSLEQRARTILKVSSEIVRQQDAFFAHGVEHLRPLNLKTIADAIGMHESTVSRVTSNKFMTTPRGLFELKYFFTASIASHNGGDAHSAESVRFRIRQMIEQEDAGDVLSDDAIVARLKDSNIDIARRTVAKYRESLKIPSSVARRREKAMH is encoded by the coding sequence ATGGCGCTTACGACCAAGCTCATCATGCGCCAGGGCCAATCCCTGGTAATGACGCCGCAGCTTCTGCAGGCCATCAAACTACTTCAATTTTCCAATCTGGAACTGGCGGCTTTCGTCCAGGAAGAACTCGAACGTAATCCGCTTCTGGAACGCGCCGAAGACGCGCCCGACCCGCATGAAATCATGGGGGTCAGCGACGGACAGGCCGGCGCCGAGAGCCAGAACAATCTCGAATTCAACGATGCCTCGGACACCGACTGGAGTTCCGACACGTTTGCGACAGACCGCGGCGCGCTCGAAGCGAGCCTTGGTACGGAACTGTCCAATACGTTCGAGGACGACCGCGTGCATGCCACGGCCGAACATCATGAGATGGCCGATTCAAACGGACTTTCCGCGACCTCCTGGTCCGGGTCTTCGAGCCCCTCGGGCGATGGCGAGGTTGCCAATCTCGAGGCCTATGTCGCGGCGGAATTGGGGCTTAAGGATCATCTCGCGGGTCAGCTTGTGCTCGCCACTACGGATGCCGTCGAGCGCATGATCGGCCATGCCCTGATCGATTCGATCGATGAGACCGGCTATCTGACGGAAGATATCCGCGAGATCGCCGAACGACTCGGGACGGCCCCGGAACTCGTCGAAAAGATCCTCAAGAAAATTCAGACTTTCGATCCCTGCGGCGTCGCCGCCCGCAATCTTGCCGAATGTTTGAGCATTCAATTGCGCGAACGCGACCGGTTCGATCCGGCCATGCAGGCGCTTGTCGCCAATCTCGATCTTCTGGCCAAGCGCGATCTCGCCAGCCTGCGCAAGCTCTGCGGCGTGGACGACGAAGACATGCTCGATATGGTGGCTGAGATCCGAAGGCTTGATCCGCGTCCAGGGCGGGCCTTCGGCGGCGCCGCGATCCAGCCCGTCGTGCCCGACGTCCTGGTCCAGCCTATGCCGGACGGGTCCTGGCATGTCGAATTGAATTCGGAAGTCCTGCCGCGCATTCTCGTCAATCAGACCTATGCCACGCGCGTCTCGCGCAATAAGGGCAATGATGCCGACAAAACCTTCATCTCAAATTGCCTGCAGACGGCGAATTGGCTGACGAAGAGTCTCGAGCAAAGAGCGCGTACGATCCTCAAAGTGTCGAGCGAGATCGTGCGCCAGCAGGATGCGTTTTTCGCGCATGGCGTCGAGCATTTGCGTCCGCTCAACCTGAAAACCATCGCGGACGCGATCGGCATGCATGAATCGACGGTGTCGCGCGTGACGTCGAATAAATTCATGACGACGCCGCGCGGCCTGTTCGAACTCAAATATTTCTTCACCGCGTCGATCGCTTCGCATAATGGCGGCGACGCGCATTCGGCTGAATCGGTCCGCTTCCGGATCAGGCAGATGATCGAGCAGGAAGACGCGGGCGACGTTCTGTCGGACGATGCCATCGTGGCGCGGTTGAAGGACTCGAATATCGATATCGCCCGGCGAACGGTCGCGAAATATCGTGAGAGCCTGAAAATCCCGTCATCCGTCGCAAGACGCCGCGAAAAGGCGATGCATTAG
- the hpf gene encoding ribosome hibernation-promoting factor, HPF/YfiA family, with translation MALRVSGKNISIGEALRSHVRTRIDTAISKFSAGPISGHVTIEPEGSGFRADCTLHLDSGMTLQVAAEAHEPYASFNRAADRIEERLRRYKRRIRNKHGVQDLPPGIEVQPGIKDELDGSERTERGEPSPAVIAEPRASLKEMTVSSAVLELDLTNVPVVVFRHAGDGRPNIVYRRADGNIGWIDTILV, from the coding sequence ATGGCCTTGCGTGTCTCAGGCAAGAATATCAGCATCGGTGAAGCTCTACGGTCCCATGTGCGGACCCGTATCGATACGGCGATCTCGAAGTTTTCCGCCGGACCCATCAGCGGACATGTCACAATCGAACCGGAAGGCTCAGGCTTTCGCGCCGATTGCACTTTGCATCTCGATTCCGGGATGACGCTTCAGGTCGCGGCCGAGGCGCATGAGCCTTATGCCAGTTTCAATAGGGCCGCCGATCGGATCGAGGAGCGGCTGCGCCGTTACAAGCGCCGGATCCGCAATAAGCACGGGGTGCAGGACCTCCCGCCGGGCATCGAGGTGCAACCGGGGATCAAGGATGAATTGGACGGGAGCGAGCGGACCGAGCGCGGCGAACCTTCGCCGGCGGTCATTGCCGAGCCTCGGGCCAGTCTGAAAGAAATGACGGTTTCAAGCGCCGTGCTTGAACTCGACTTGACCAATGTGCCAGTTGTGGTTTTCCGTCATGCGGGGGACGGCCGGCCCAATATCGTCTACCGGCGCGCCGACGGTAATATCGGCTGGATCGACACCATATTGGTATGA
- the ptsN gene encoding PTS IIA-like nitrogen regulatory protein PtsN — protein sequence MNLSELITPKSMLPSLKANTKKQALQELSEHAGHLSALPSREIFDALLQRERLGSTGVGGGIAIPHGKLAKAPAIFGIFARLERPLDFEALDNVPVDLIFLLIAPESAGADHLKALARIARMLRDTSLTAKLRSTRDPMALYAVLTQEQASRAA from the coding sequence ATGAATTTAAGCGAGTTGATCACCCCCAAATCCATGCTTCCTTCGTTGAAGGCCAACACGAAGAAGCAGGCTTTGCAGGAGTTGAGCGAGCATGCCGGGCATTTGTCCGCCCTGCCTTCGCGCGAAATTTTCGATGCTCTGCTTCAACGCGAGCGCCTGGGTTCGACCGGTGTCGGCGGTGGCATTGCCATTCCGCACGGCAAATTGGCGAAAGCACCGGCCATCTTCGGGATTTTCGCGCGCCTCGAACGGCCGCTCGATTTCGAAGCGCTCGACAATGTTCCGGTCGATCTGATCTTCCTTCTGATCGCGCCCGAGTCGGCTGGGGCGGATCATCTGAAAGCGTTGGCGCGCATCGCACGCATGCTGCGCGATACATCCTTGACCGCGAAGCTCCGCTCGACGCGCGATCCTATGGCGCTTTATGCCGTGCTGACTCAGGAACAGGCTTCGCGAGCCGCCTGA